A region of the Cannabis sativa cultivar Pink pepper isolate KNU-18-1 chromosome 3, ASM2916894v1, whole genome shotgun sequence genome:
CTAGTGATACtccttaaaagttattatattaaattatatgggacccgatacttagttagaccaatagcaatattgacacataagagggtgctaggcaccactggtatcttttttgatttctttttttatattatatattcacaATAATGATTATCGAGTATCTCTATTTTGAAAATGTATATAAAGTATATCGTACTATATGAGTATAttcttacaaaaaataaagtatCGTTTAATACAAATTTTCACATTACATAATTACATAATACTTGATTGTCATTATCGAGGATATAGAGTACCATTTTATACCCAATTTTTCaattatacaataattagtaTTAGTCCATTTTAAAGAAACACTAAATActcaaatttaatgttattttttactaaattaattcatatatataaaattttctacagtatcttactattattagtAGGACACTAAAGAACacactaaaattaatttttttaatttttaatatataaataatggttaaataattaaattttcttaatgtatatatgtattttgtatatttatatataaaaataatagagaatataattttttgtgtaatttataGTGTTGTAgttgaaattgaaaaaaaaaaatagtattataACAATACTCTTTTGGTGatgatttaataataaatttaggtTTTACCATTTGAGTTGTCCTTATTGAAAGTATAAGATTATCTCTAATGGAGAAGCATATTAGTGATGCAAAGCTAAAATATAGCATACTTATCAAAAATCATACTTCAATAGTGTGTCAAAAGGTGATAGGTACAAATTTGTTATATAGCAAATATTGTGTCAAATTTACCACAATATTTACTACGATGCAAAATTTGCATCACCATAActtcataatttttttcatttaatgagcATATTTCGTGATAGCATTAAATGGTGggctatttatattattttttttattactttacatgataaaataataataaattaagaaaaatttacatCATAGCccaaaattttgaagaaaaaaaattacaaaaatatgtcaacatgatgttttttttttttaatctttgaactttttttatttacaaaaatacatttttagtaaaaataataaaccgtttttttggttgtttgataatttatttataattgtattatagttGTTATTAGATTGATTTTCTCGTTACTTTTAgttgttttataattaatttttagttgttGTGAGGTTTATTTCtcgttgttttttaatttttttttaactttttactgAGCAAAAtggatttttgtaattttaaaattttacaagcctatttttgtaattaaaaattttagaccataaaattataataaaacataaaagaaaagtatttttgaaaattcccctaaaattaatgataaaattattattttttaaaattttattaaaaatattaataaaataaatattaaattttatattaagttTTGTAATTACGCATTAAAGCACAATACTAAAacttaatacaaatatattatgATGTTATTTTTGTACTAAATATAATGCaacttttagtaattaattacatataaaaTCCAGTAATAACTTTCAAATTTTGTGACATAAACAAAACTACTTAAAAAGTCAAAACAAGTCCTTACCATTTTAATATTCAAGCACAGTTAATGGAAGTTTACTTTTCACTTTTCAACATCAAAAGTGGTCAAGACTCAAATATGGTATAGATAATTCGATCAAGCAACTTTCTCGTGTCAATTGACTAATATCAATTTAACCCTATTTATTTATCAGAAAAGAATCATTTTAGGATAAATTAACAAAAGTTTCTCATGTGGTGCGTTTGGAATGAAAAATacggattatttcacaaatacacaaaaataataaaaaaaattacaaaaaaataattttacggaattttaaatatttttacaattttttttattttatttacagaaaatacggtcttttaatgttgtactcttgttaattttttgttgttgttttgatattatttagatgttattttcatgttacttttatatagttttcttgttattttcgtattatttttatagaaaactgtaaaaatgtaaaaaaaaaaatctataaatataaaaatataatttttttacaaaaaatagtgcctTATGTAATCTAACCATTTACATGGGTAGTTgtaacttattagaattatgagaataagataagaAATCTTACAATGTCTATTCGAAAGACTCAAGCACAATTCCTAGTCTTTATGAAATATTGATAGTATCTCTAgtgattactttatcttaaacaagtattttacattaatATCAATACTAGAATgatatgttgatgacttagtctagaagGAATTTATTATTTCAGATGAAGATAAAATGTCACAACAAGATCTCCCTAAGCaccaatagtaagaggttaaatgcaCACTTGTGTATGCATTAAATCAGACTCCTACTATTAAGTGGAAGGCATCAAAGATGTAATCCAACAAGGAGACATTgggagacaatcaagaaagaatcTATAAAAGTGATCTATATATTAGAAGATAGGGGTGTATTTAGAATCCTTAAATCTATATCAACTCAGAACTTAATGtttgagatggtgattactctggagGTGAGGGAACTATTCTGGAAGAGTGTAAAAATACATCTCTGTGACCCAAAAGTTGGCACATGTCGCCCCCATTAATTGGCCAAGAGTAAATTTTTCTAAGGTGTTTTTCTAACATAAAGATGCATAAACTAATCAAGAAAGACCACCAAGGGTCCCCCAATAGTGATAGGCAACATGTGCCATCTTTTGGCACCAAAAGATGGCACAGGTCTCCAATTAGGGTTTTAAACATCGAGCTAGGGTTTTGGGACCccgaaattaagaaaatatgaaTCGCCATCAAACAATAAGTCAAAACACACCCCGAGGTGTTTGAGAACAGGTACGGGCAACCTGTGCCATGTTTTTGGCCAAAAAGATGGCACAACTTGCATCCAGATGACAAAGCTCATATTGGAGCTAAAAGTCTCTTACAACCCTTCAGTAGAATGGGTCTAACTCGCTCAATTATTATTTGAATGACACTTGGTTCAACTTGCGTTGGAAAGCTATTTACGAGACGATCTAAGCTTGTCTCATGGTCATATCacaattttaaagtttttaatCTCAAAGTAGGGTCACAAGATAGGTTGGCTGACTTTACTCGAGAATTTGTGTGTTCCACCATGTGTGGGCCACAAGGAAGTATTTTTATGGGTTATGCCACTTTTGTTGTGGAAAGGCTCACCCAAGAAGACTTCCATACGAGATGTGACCATTTTATATGATCACATCTCGCATATTCATTTACTTGTAATGGAATGTGACATTTTTGGTAAGATTTCCTGGATTGTGGGGAATCACAACCTAACCCTAGACCTATATATACATAGTTATAGACCTAAGTAAAGAGAAACTTTTTTGGCTACACAAACACTTTCACCTTGAATTCCTTCAAGTGACTACTCTCTTTGAAGCAAAGTCATTCTCAACCATTTGAGACACAACTTCCTAGAAGATTAGAGACCATTATCTATTTTTCCCTTTCTTTTCACCATTGTTCCTAAAAATATTGGTCTCACCATCACCATCACTAAGCTTTGTGAATTGTTGGGCTCCCAAGAGTCATAAATTGATAAActtttgtatagatttcacccaTAAGTCTTTCTTATAATTTTGTCTAAGTACTCTTGAAAACATAACTCTGGTGTGTTTGgatctaaataataaaatataaagtaGACGTAGTGCTATTACTATCGCGATATGGGATGAAATACTATAAATCTTAGTGTCGTCTGTGTACTTTTGTGGTTTTATTTTAACCAATATATATCCAGTCCAGTCCTCTTATTTTTACGATATTCTTAGATCAGTTGACAAAAAACTACGTCAACATTATgaaaataccttttttttttgaaagggtaGTAAAGCTACCTTATAGCACTCATAACAATAGCTAATGTAAAAGGGCTACaaacgtaaaaaaaaaaaaaatagctaagaattaaataaaagggattatttcacaaaaacataaaaacaacaaaaaaaaaattacaaaaatacgatcgtacggaattttaaacatttttacgattttttgattttatttacagaacttatggtctttttatgttgtaatcttgttaatttgttgttgattttttgttatctgtatgttattttttgttgttattttgatgctattttcatgttacttttatgtagttttcttgttgattttatgttgttttcgtgttattttttggaaaaccgtaaaaatgtaaaaaaaaaaaacattctttgaacgtaaaaatgtaaatattttacaaataatagtgccttatgtaattattctaaataaaatataaaaaaacatatataatagaTAAGTTAAAATAGCACATAAATTTACTTTATAAATAATACTTAGCTAAATAGTTAAGtgaagaaattttttaattttagtgcttagttataatattttcttaattatataatcaacaacaaattaacaagattacaacataaaaagaccgtattttctgtaaataaaatcaaaaaaatcgtaaaaatatttaaaattccatgaaatcgtatttttgtaatttttttttattgtttttatgtttttgtgaaataatctctagttataatattttcttaattatataatatattttatttatttgtaagtataaaaataaataaatagtatgtaaatatattaatattttatcatttggtattataaatatattatttaaatggtataaaaaaatatataaaaaagctaATGTATGTTGAAATATTTTGAATAGCTAAATTGTTGGAATTGCCTGAACTTAAAACTCGGCCCGCCTTATGATCAACAGAAAGAGAAAGTGGAGACAGAAACATATGCAAGTACGAGAAAAACGAATAAAAGGGATTATTATACAATCATTTGGAAAAGAAACGTATTCATTCACTgtttaataataattgtttcAAGAAAAAGTATGTACACAAAGAACAATTTGAGTTGAATCAAATATCTACATCATGGAATCGTACAATCGTACCTACCTTTTAACATGTATTTGATTGTGTATGAAGATTTATCATGTGAAAgaaccaaaaaaagaaaagaaaaataaatcaagaGTAGAAGGCTCAGCTGGCCAATCTGGAAAAATGAGCATCACCAGAATTTCTCCTATTCTTAACTCATAATATTGACATTTATCTTTCACGTCCAGGTACAAACGTAACCGTTCTTGTCTGCGGAAGCTAGGGGTTTTCCAAGTCCACTCCATGAGCAGCACAGGACTGGTGTAGTGTGCTCCTTCAGAGTGCTCACTATATCAGCTTTCGATATCGACCATATGTACACAGACCCATCAGCAGATCCAGCAGCCACATGGTTGTCATCTGGACTTAAGCAGGATCTGCTCCAGTTGGAAGCTACTCGGTTTCCAGTGGCTCTTAGGGTATTGCAGACTTCCAGAGTGCGAATGTCGAATAAATTATGCATATTGTCTCTCCCACTAGTCAATACTATGTTACCATTTCGAGACAGAGAGATGGATGTGATAGCCTGCGAGTGTGCAGCCACTTCAGTAAGTAGCTTTCCTGTTTGAACGTTCCATAATCGAAGATTTCCATCAACATGACCTGAGCAAAGGGTTTGTCCATCCGTGCTGAAGCATACGGCATTGCAGTTGCTGTGGAATATGATTGTATTGATGCAGTAGCCTTTCTGCAAATCCCAAAGTTTAATGGTTCGATCATATGCTGCACTCACAACATGACGGTTTGAGATTTTGCTCACATCTACAGCACACACTTTATCAGTGTGACCTGTGAGAGTATGGCGAACCCTCCCTGAATTAATATCCCAGACATACAAGTTATTTGAGCTGCTGGCTGCAATGACTGATTTGTTATCATGAGTCATAGTAAGATCAAGAACTGAACCAAGGCAGCCGTAGAGTGTGCGACTTAATGATCCAGTATTGGTATCCCAAATTTTGATTGACCTGTCCTGTCCCCCAGTAATCAATTGACCAGAATTGTACTCAAACAATATGGAGGCACAGCCACCTTCATGTGCGTGGATCTTGTTTTTGCATGTAGAGGGAACAAATGACTCCACAAAGTATTCTGCACCTTCTTCACTTTGGCGGACCACACCATCAACCTGCTGCCGAGCAAGTTTTTCTAAACTGGTGGCCCTTAGCCGACCAATTGAATCTTCGTAAAGTGCATTTAGCTAGGCATTTACATTAGAAATGAGTAAGaaatacaacatacaaaacacagaaaattaatatatcaaTCTTGTATTGTAAACAAATATGTCCACATGTTGAACTCTAGAGTCCCCAAATTGGTGCTGTATCTAAATATACAAAAGTTCTAATTGTTAGATACTACAAAAATAATGCATTTACCTCATTAA
Encoded here:
- the LOC115710151 gene encoding autophagy-related protein 16, encoding MSREEIAKEAIKHALKALRKRHLVEEGAHAPAFIALSKPLVSQGSEWKEKAENLELELQQCYKAQSRMSEQLVVEVAESRASKATLQEREAAIIDAQEKLNQTRDECSQLKADLEEKIKALELVISENIEIRAQLEQMTIKAKNAEAENKMLIDRWMLEKMKDAERLNELNALYEDSIGRLRATSLEKLARQQVDGVVRQSEEGAEYFVESFVPSTCKNKIHAHEGGCASILFEYNSGQLITGGQDRSIKIWDTNTGSLSRTLYGCLGSVLDLTMTHDNKSVIAASSSNNLYVWDINSGRVRHTLTGHTDKVCAVDVSKISNRHVVSAAYDRTIKLWDLQKGYCINTIIFHSNCNAVCFSTDGQTLCSGHVDGNLRLWNVQTGKLLTEVAAHSQAITSISLSRNGNIVLTSGRDNMHNLFDIRTLEVCNTLRATGNRVASNWSRSCLSPDDNHVAAGSADGSVYIWSISKADIVSTLKEHTTPVLCCSWSGLGKPLASADKNGYVCTWT